One window of the Methanomassiliicoccaceae archaeon DOK genome contains the following:
- a CDS encoding deoxyribonuclease produces the protein MVLETHGFADAHAHVSEKGFSDRYPDFDRAVIVFGCTARPSEWDSMAGCAVPGTVRFYGVHPWYMDEWDEASAGRLESILEEDPRANVGEIGLDGKRGDPSLQRPAFESQLDIASGFGRIANVHMVGCERDVLESIRRHAGGCRAVVLHSFSSESYVKPFAEAGCMFSVNPRILARSESRIARLLRSVPEDRLLLETDAPYLAREFSGMTGFADRLAGILGTTGEELMRLTLDNARRIADV, from the coding sequence ATGGTCCTGGAAACACACGGGTTCGCCGATGCTCACGCGCACGTGTCCGAAAAAGGATTCAGCGACCGCTACCCCGACTTCGACCGCGCCGTGATCGTGTTCGGCTGCACCGCCAGACCGTCCGAGTGGGATTCGATGGCGGGGTGTGCCGTCCCGGGCACCGTGAGGTTCTACGGCGTCCACCCCTGGTACATGGACGAGTGGGACGAGGCCTCCGCTGGAAGGCTGGAATCCATCCTGGAGGAGGACCCTCGCGCGAACGTCGGGGAGATCGGACTGGACGGCAAACGTGGGGACCCGTCCCTGCAGAGACCGGCATTCGAATCCCAGCTGGACATCGCCTCCGGGTTCGGGAGGATTGCCAACGTCCACATGGTCGGATGCGAGCGGGACGTCCTCGAGTCCATCAGGAGGCACGCAGGAGGATGCAGGGCGGTCGTACTGCACTCGTTCTCATCGGAGAGCTACGTGAAACCTTTCGCCGAGGCCGGATGCATGTTCTCCGTCAACCCGCGGATCCTTGCAAGGTCGGAGTCCCGCATCGCCAGGCTGCTCCGTTCCGTTCCAGAGGACAGGCTGCTGCTGGAGACCGACGCCCCCTACCTCGCACGGGAGTTCTCCGGGATGACGGGGTTCGCCGACAGGCTCGCCGGGATCCTGGGGACCACCGGCGAAGAGTTGATGAGACTGACCCTGGATAACGCGAGGAGGATCGCAGATGTCTGA
- a CDS encoding tRNA threonylcarbamoyladenosine dehydratase translates to MSEMSERTGLLVGEDGIRRLAEASVVLTGAGAVGGYALEGLVRAGIGRIRVVDADVFSPSNLNRQVLATVDTVGRPKAEVACERARSINPGIDIEPMSVLVDDSTVEEILSGDFDVLVDAIDTVRCKISLLRRASETGIETFSSMGAALHLDTQKVRVAPLRNTSVCPLAAAVRKGLRDCDTSSITCVYSEEPPISVPTDRDEHGKSVLGSLPTVPAVFGMTLANLTIMHVLGVDAGRGGTKPL, encoded by the coding sequence ATGTCTGAGATGAGCGAGAGGACCGGGCTGCTTGTGGGCGAGGATGGCATCAGGAGGCTCGCGGAGGCCTCCGTCGTGCTGACGGGCGCCGGAGCGGTGGGCGGGTACGCCCTGGAGGGACTGGTCCGGGCCGGCATCGGAAGGATCAGGGTGGTGGACGCGGACGTATTCAGCCCCAGCAACCTCAACCGCCAGGTCCTCGCCACTGTGGACACGGTCGGAAGGCCGAAGGCGGAGGTCGCCTGCGAGAGGGCCAGGTCCATCAACCCCGGCATCGACATAGAGCCCATGTCCGTCCTCGTGGACGACTCCACCGTCGAGGAGATCCTCTCGGGCGATTTCGACGTGCTGGTCGACGCCATCGACACCGTCAGATGCAAGATCTCCCTCCTGAGGAGGGCCTCGGAGACCGGGATCGAGACGTTCTCATCCATGGGGGCGGCCCTCCATCTGGACACCCAGAAGGTGCGCGTGGCACCCCTCAGGAATACGTCGGTTTGCCCCCTGGCGGCCGCCGTCCGCAAGGGGCTCCGCGACTGCGACACGTCCAGCATCACGTGCGTCTACTCGGAAGAGCCGCCGATATCCGTGCCCACAGACAGGGACGAGCACGGGAAGAGCGTCCTGGGATCGCTGCCGACGGTCCCCGCCGTCTTCGGCATGACGCTCGCGAACCTGACGATAATGCACGTCCTCGGCGTGGATGCTGGCCGTGGAGGAACGAAACCACTTTAA
- a CDS encoding DUF3793 family protein, producing MRPENHECGERGLSDDIVFHEPGTLENETCPEGAQTSVPDLHERIVRHCAPTLAGLKCGSMFRVNSDPHGILSQVSELEYELSHRGLRLDALVVDEEGCLLYVYRPKLLEARLADPEVRDFLSCYGYAARSCSSTLAELFDRFAHCPTVPPEVGVFLDYPMEDVRGYIENEGRCSRCIGCWKVYGDVEAAEKRFNCYKRCRDVFSKRLAEGCSLVRLTVKC from the coding sequence ATGAGGCCGGAGAACCATGAATGCGGGGAGAGGGGACTTTCCGACGACATAGTATTCCATGAGCCAGGTACCCTCGAAAATGAGACATGCCCCGAGGGCGCCCAAACCTCCGTTCCCGACCTGCACGAACGCATCGTTCGGCACTGCGCTCCGACCCTTGCGGGTCTGAAGTGCGGGAGCATGTTCAGGGTCAACTCCGACCCTCATGGTATTCTGTCCCAGGTGTCGGAGCTGGAGTACGAGCTGTCCCACAGGGGGCTCAGGCTCGACGCGCTGGTGGTCGACGAGGAGGGCTGCCTGCTCTACGTCTACCGCCCGAAGCTCCTGGAGGCCCGTCTGGCCGATCCGGAGGTCAGGGACTTCCTTTCGTGCTACGGGTACGCCGCCAGGAGCTGCAGCTCGACGCTCGCCGAGCTGTTCGACAGGTTCGCGCACTGCCCGACCGTCCCTCCCGAGGTCGGGGTCTTCCTCGACTACCCCATGGAGGATGTCAGGGGATACATCGAGAACGAGGGCAGGTGCAGCAGGTGCATCGGATGCTGGAAGGTCTACGGGGACGTGGAGGCCGCCGAGAAGAGGTTCAACTGTTACAAGAGATGCCGTGACGTCTTCTCGAAGAGGCTCGCCGAGGGGTGCAGCCTCGTCAGGCTCACCGTGAAGTGCTGA